In the genome of Streptomyces globosus, one region contains:
- a CDS encoding RHS repeat-associated core domain-containing protein — MRNPYRYASDARRRRAWRWPIPLLGISLLVTGLSAPAATAADAPKRPGLQRLTKVSGAPVTGKPAPAPGESQRNKWTAPPKVAWPAAGTAEVAVPATTPAAPVGRMFAAPSADGPLAPAVTQTRAGSLPVRVSAGNAVAQREQARAQGRSALSAAPSAEPQPASDVKVKVDLHDRAAASKAGVPGGLLLSVKRTDTGKAGAPVSVELDYNAFKNAYGGSWGSRLRFTALPACALTTPERAECRTGTPVTATNDPYTGTLTATFDAPAAAPSPSAKSGAAAMAAAPAAAPATVLAAAPSADGANGTFKATSLSPTGSWQAGGSAGDFSWSYPLEIPASLGGPSPSLALGYSSAAIDGRTSASSQQTSWVGDGWDLGSNYIERSFTPCSQDKKEGSGFNNPKDDTGDLCHGVNMVTMSLNGGSTVLVRDDKSGQWRPATDDGSRVELLTGADNGDKKGEHWRVTTAQGIQFHFGLNKVPGWTAGKPVTNSALLVPVYGNHRGEDCFKQGDFAGSVCDQVYRWNLDYVVDPRGNAMTYWYKKEVNHYGSNYKIAGGSTNRAYDRAGWLDHISYGLRKDNLFAPAPAQVDFTVAERCLKTKAFDCAEAKLKPEVDWNIAKMWPDTPGDQLCAAKEECKGRFTPTFFSRKRLTEITTKVWDGTAHKAVDTWKLTQDFPQTGDGTDYPLWLAAIQHIGKNDKSGKEIALPPVTFRGKQLPNRVDGMGDGKPPYYRYRIEAIDTETGSTVNVQFKEPECRAANPRVVPDAPESNTLRCFPVITEIPDPNDPKREKKLYVTDWFHKHVVGRVQEEDRNGNSPTRVTEYQYLGKPAWAYDDETEMMRPGTRTWSQWRGYERVRTLIGAAPDKRSQTETLFFRGLDGDRATPAGGKRSVKVKDSEGKEMTDHRLFSGQTREVLAYNGEGGQLEAATTYTPWIHGPTATRVRPGIEPLEAYVRGTTDVGSRILLSDNRGWRRTAQHTEFDDRGLPKWVSDLGDVADTKDDSCTRFEYDSDEAQWIIGREKRVETVGKACDAKDVKRPDDLVSDARMFYDAAGNLSRTESLSGYANGRPQYTTDGSVTFDAYGRPKTMTDVFGKVTKIDYSPAADQLVTKTVTTNPLGHTETVETDRGRGSVLVKKNTNNRREVLQYDPLGRLVKAWSPNRDPDTKSPDAEFSYDVRPDKPVVISTKSLLDDGTYRSSYEIFDSSLRIRQTQMEALGGGRVISDTFYNSLGQVWKSNGAYYTAGTASGEQFAPKDKEVPASTLTQYDGSGRPTAQISRKFGEETSRTTTVYGGDNITVDPPTGETPTRAFLDGQGRKTELRHYRSDSPTGAYDTTRYSYDIRGELESVVNEAGDTWSWEYDLRGRQVTMKDPDKGTSRMAYGKGDRLESITDARGKTVAFAYDVLGRTTATHDGSLAGPKLTETVYDTLPGAVGLPVSSTRYVNGNAYTQSINGYDEEYRPTGTSVTIPQSEGALAGTYTFNVGYRPNTGLTAWTQQPAIGGLPAERMTMTYNHFELPTVMGVAGKTFVGKVDYSPMGDVLRTEAGPAGSQVYSTSFYDEQTRRLTRQVYDREKAPGRISDTSYEYDTIGNILKITDKEGPEASGTTDTQCFAYDYMRRMSDAWTATDDCAAKPGAAGPGSKPKVGGPNPYWSSYSFDAAGNRIKEVQHSPTGGTAKDVTRDYKYGTPGKAAANRLQQLGTTGPQGVRSDSFTYDEAGNTDKRTIQGNTQDFDWDTEGRLAKVTEGSKTTEYVYDVGGNRLIKRDPSGTTLYLPGTEVKLTPGGKVEGTRYYAHPAGPVMVRTAKDGAVSTSYLLQDHNGTANTSVDQATQEVSRRKFTPFGEVRGTAPSIWPDKKGFIGGEVDDSTGLVHLGAREFDPMTGRFISVDPVIDFNEPKQQNPYAYANNSPVTFSDPSGLSIAPPVMPVKDFTDAELAWANWAKGRSALDVALDVAVGILKDASGYNDIKACLGGDWGACGMLAFEAALPFAGKAKRILQALDRAWDAYNSWMGKLQLARDIIARAQRYQQAMAKYAEDLAEWKRQVQEAAERAKKLEEEAAAARRAAQEQAAAAAKKAAEAKATAARQAKEAAAKAKKADKDGKATKSKETRKAAKKDADDEPGECNSFVPGTKVLLADGSTKAIEDVRIGDEVAATDAETGSTSAEQVVSLIVGEGRKKLVEVTVDTDGDRGEATETVTATDGHPFWLPTLREWVKAAELRPGQWLQTDTGTWIQVTAVKAWTEQKRVHNLTVAKHHTYYVVAGVTPLLVHNCNKTVTAYHYTTKENYQKIMSGGSKQGITIKASAPSKGNPKGAYVTGMSPADLAKKPGGFKSFLGLTREKSEYVIQFEVCACKVAGRLRGGREHVWFSPEDLDISKAKILYHGATKGLR; from the coding sequence TTGCGTAATCCCTATCGGTACGCTAGCGATGCGCGGCGCAGACGCGCATGGCGCTGGCCCATTCCACTTCTCGGTATCTCACTCCTCGTCACGGGCCTGAGCGCTCCGGCGGCAACCGCCGCCGACGCGCCGAAGCGGCCCGGCCTCCAGCGCCTCACCAAGGTCTCGGGCGCGCCGGTCACCGGCAAGCCCGCACCCGCCCCCGGTGAGTCCCAGCGCAACAAGTGGACCGCGCCGCCCAAGGTGGCCTGGCCCGCGGCCGGGACGGCCGAGGTCGCCGTGCCCGCGACCACGCCAGCCGCCCCGGTGGGCCGGATGTTCGCCGCGCCGTCCGCGGACGGTCCGCTCGCCCCGGCCGTCACCCAGACGCGCGCCGGATCGCTGCCGGTGCGGGTCTCGGCGGGCAACGCCGTGGCCCAGCGCGAGCAGGCCAGGGCCCAGGGCCGGTCCGCGCTGAGCGCGGCCCCCTCCGCCGAGCCGCAGCCGGCCTCCGACGTCAAGGTCAAGGTCGACCTCCACGACCGCGCCGCGGCGAGCAAGGCCGGTGTGCCCGGCGGCCTGCTGCTGTCGGTCAAGCGGACCGACACCGGCAAGGCCGGCGCCCCGGTCTCGGTCGAACTCGACTACAACGCCTTCAAGAACGCCTACGGCGGCAGCTGGGGTTCCCGGCTGCGCTTCACCGCGCTGCCCGCCTGCGCGCTGACCACACCCGAGCGGGCGGAGTGCCGTACCGGCACTCCCGTGACCGCCACGAACGACCCGTACACGGGCACCCTGACGGCCACCTTCGACGCGCCCGCCGCCGCGCCCTCGCCCAGCGCCAAGTCCGGCGCGGCCGCGATGGCCGCCGCGCCCGCCGCCGCCCCGGCGACGGTGCTGGCCGCCGCTCCGAGCGCGGACGGCGCCAACGGCACGTTCAAGGCCACCTCGCTGAGCCCGACAGGCTCCTGGCAGGCCGGCGGCTCGGCCGGCGACTTCTCCTGGTCCTACCCGCTGGAGATCCCGGCCTCGCTCGGCGGCCCGAGCCCCTCGCTGGCGCTCGGCTACTCCAGCGCCGCGATCGACGGCCGCACCTCCGCCTCCTCGCAGCAGACCTCCTGGGTCGGCGACGGCTGGGACCTGGGGTCGAACTACATCGAGCGATCCTTCACCCCCTGCAGCCAGGACAAGAAGGAAGGCTCGGGGTTCAACAACCCCAAGGACGACACCGGTGACCTCTGCCACGGCGTGAACATGGTCACCATGTCCCTCAATGGGGGCTCCACGGTCCTCGTGCGGGATGACAAGAGCGGCCAGTGGCGCCCGGCGACCGACGACGGCTCCCGCGTGGAGCTGCTGACCGGCGCCGACAACGGTGACAAGAAGGGCGAGCACTGGCGGGTCACCACCGCCCAGGGCATCCAGTTCCACTTCGGCCTGAACAAGGTGCCGGGCTGGACCGCGGGCAAGCCTGTCACCAACTCCGCCCTCCTGGTCCCCGTCTACGGCAACCACCGCGGCGAGGACTGCTTCAAGCAGGGCGACTTCGCCGGCTCCGTGTGCGACCAGGTCTACCGCTGGAACCTCGACTACGTCGTGGACCCGCGCGGCAACGCCATGACCTACTGGTACAAGAAGGAGGTCAACCACTACGGGTCGAACTACAAGATCGCCGGTGGTTCCACCAACCGCGCCTACGACCGTGCCGGCTGGCTCGACCACATCTCGTACGGCCTGCGCAAGGACAACCTCTTCGCCCCGGCCCCGGCCCAGGTCGATTTCACCGTCGCCGAACGCTGCCTGAAGACCAAGGCCTTCGACTGCGCCGAGGCGAAGCTGAAGCCGGAGGTCGACTGGAACATCGCCAAGATGTGGCCGGACACCCCCGGTGACCAGCTGTGCGCCGCCAAGGAGGAGTGCAAGGGCCGGTTCACCCCGACCTTCTTCTCCCGCAAGCGCCTGACGGAGATCACCACCAAGGTCTGGGACGGCACCGCCCACAAGGCCGTCGACACCTGGAAACTGACCCAGGACTTCCCGCAGACCGGTGACGGCACCGACTACCCGCTGTGGCTCGCCGCCATCCAGCACATCGGCAAGAACGACAAGAGCGGCAAGGAGATCGCGCTTCCGCCGGTCACCTTCCGCGGCAAGCAGCTGCCCAACCGCGTCGACGGCATGGGCGACGGCAAGCCGCCGTACTACCGCTACCGCATCGAGGCGATCGACACCGAGACCGGTTCGACCGTCAACGTGCAGTTCAAGGAGCCGGAGTGCCGGGCCGCGAACCCGCGGGTCGTCCCGGACGCTCCCGAGTCCAACACGCTGCGCTGCTTCCCGGTCATCACCGAGATACCGGACCCGAACGACCCCAAGCGCGAGAAGAAGCTCTACGTCACCGACTGGTTCCACAAGCACGTCGTCGGCCGCGTCCAGGAGGAGGACCGCAACGGCAACTCGCCGACGCGCGTCACCGAGTACCAGTACCTGGGCAAGCCCGCGTGGGCGTACGACGACGAGACCGAGATGATGCGGCCGGGTACCCGCACGTGGTCGCAGTGGCGCGGCTACGAGCGCGTACGCACCCTCATCGGCGCGGCACCCGACAAGCGCTCCCAGACCGAGACCCTCTTCTTCCGCGGCCTCGACGGCGACCGCGCGACGCCCGCGGGCGGCAAGCGCTCCGTCAAGGTCAAGGACTCCGAGGGCAAGGAGATGACCGACCACCGGCTCTTCTCGGGCCAGACCCGCGAGGTCCTCGCCTACAACGGCGAAGGCGGACAGCTGGAGGCGGCCACCACCTACACCCCGTGGATCCACGGCCCGACCGCGACGCGCGTGCGTCCGGGGATCGAGCCGCTGGAGGCGTACGTCCGGGGCACCACCGACGTGGGCTCGCGCATCCTGCTGTCGGACAACCGCGGCTGGCGCCGTACGGCCCAGCACACGGAGTTCGACGACCGCGGCCTGCCCAAGTGGGTCTCGGACCTCGGCGACGTCGCCGACACCAAGGACGACAGCTGCACCCGCTTCGAGTACGACTCGGACGAGGCGCAGTGGATCATCGGCCGGGAGAAGCGGGTCGAGACGGTCGGCAAGGCGTGTGACGCGAAGGACGTCAAGCGCCCGGACGACCTCGTCTCCGACGCCCGGATGTTCTACGACGCCGCGGGCAACCTGTCGCGCACGGAGTCGCTGTCCGGTTACGCGAACGGCCGGCCGCAGTACACCACCGACGGCTCGGTCACCTTCGACGCGTATGGCCGTCCGAAGACCATGACCGACGTCTTCGGCAAGGTCACGAAGATCGACTACTCGCCGGCCGCCGACCAGCTCGTCACCAAGACGGTCACCACCAACCCCCTCGGTCACACCGAGACGGTGGAGACCGACCGCGGCCGCGGCTCGGTCCTGGTCAAGAAAAACACCAACAACCGGCGCGAGGTCCTGCAGTACGACCCGCTGGGCCGCCTGGTCAAGGCGTGGTCCCCGAACCGCGACCCCGACACCAAGTCGCCGGACGCCGAGTTCTCCTACGACGTCCGCCCCGACAAGCCGGTGGTCATCTCCACCAAGAGCCTCCTGGACGACGGCACCTACCGCAGCAGCTACGAGATCTTCGACAGCAGCCTGCGCATCCGCCAGACCCAGATGGAGGCCCTCGGCGGCGGCCGGGTCATCAGCGACACCTTCTACAACAGCCTCGGCCAGGTCTGGAAGTCCAACGGCGCCTACTACACCGCTGGCACCGCCTCCGGTGAGCAGTTCGCCCCGAAGGACAAAGAGGTCCCGGCCTCGACCCTGACCCAGTACGACGGATCCGGCCGTCCGACGGCGCAGATCTCCCGCAAGTTCGGCGAGGAGACGTCCCGCACGACCACCGTGTACGGCGGCGACAACATCACCGTCGACCCCCCGACCGGCGAGACGCCCACCCGGGCCTTCCTCGACGGCCAGGGCCGCAAGACCGAGCTGCGCCACTACCGCTCGGACTCGCCGACGGGCGCGTACGACACGACGCGGTACTCGTACGACATCCGCGGCGAGCTGGAGTCGGTCGTCAACGAGGCCGGCGACACCTGGTCCTGGGAGTACGACCTCCGCGGGCGCCAGGTCACGATGAAGGACCCCGACAAGGGCACGTCGAGGATGGCCTACGGCAAGGGTGACCGGCTGGAGTCGATCACCGACGCCCGAGGCAAGACGGTGGCCTTCGCCTATGACGTGCTGGGCCGGACCACGGCGACACACGACGGCTCGCTGGCCGGTCCCAAGCTCACCGAGACCGTGTACGACACGCTGCCCGGCGCCGTCGGGCTGCCCGTGTCCTCGACGCGCTACGTCAACGGCAACGCGTACACCCAGTCGATCAACGGCTACGACGAGGAATACCGGCCCACCGGTACCTCGGTGACGATCCCTCAGTCCGAGGGTGCGCTGGCCGGCACGTACACGTTCAACGTCGGCTACCGGCCCAACACCGGTCTGACGGCATGGACGCAGCAGCCCGCGATCGGCGGACTGCCCGCCGAGCGCATGACCATGACCTACAACCACTTCGAACTCCCCACGGTCATGGGTGTCGCGGGGAAGACGTTCGTGGGCAAGGTCGACTACTCGCCGATGGGCGACGTCCTGCGGACGGAGGCGGGGCCCGCCGGGTCCCAGGTGTACTCGACCAGCTTCTACGACGAGCAGACCCGCCGGCTGACCCGGCAGGTCTACGACCGTGAGAAGGCCCCGGGCCGGATCAGCGACACGTCGTACGAGTACGACACCATCGGCAACATCCTCAAGATCACTGACAAGGAGGGGCCGGAAGCCTCCGGCACCACCGACACGCAGTGCTTCGCCTACGACTACATGCGCCGCATGAGCGACGCGTGGACGGCCACCGACGACTGCGCGGCCAAGCCGGGCGCCGCCGGACCGGGTTCGAAGCCCAAGGTGGGCGGCCCCAACCCGTACTGGTCGTCCTACAGCTTCGACGCGGCCGGCAACCGCATCAAGGAGGTGCAGCACTCGCCCACCGGCGGGACCGCCAAGGACGTCACGCGCGACTACAAGTACGGCACGCCCGGCAAGGCGGCGGCCAACCGCCTGCAGCAGCTCGGCACCACCGGGCCGCAGGGCGTCCGGTCCGACTCGTTCACCTACGACGAGGCCGGCAACACCGACAAGCGCACCATCCAGGGCAACACCCAGGACTTCGACTGGGACACCGAGGGCCGCCTGGCCAAGGTCACCGAAGGCTCCAAGACCACGGAGTACGTCTACGACGTCGGTGGCAACCGGCTGATCAAGCGCGACCCGTCCGGCACCACGCTGTACCTGCCGGGCACCGAGGTGAAGCTCACCCCCGGCGGCAAGGTCGAGGGCACGCGGTACTACGCCCACCCGGCCGGCCCCGTCATGGTGCGCACCGCCAAGGACGGCGCGGTCTCCACCTCGTACCTGCTCCAGGACCACAACGGCACGGCGAACACGAGCGTCGACCAGGCGACCCAGGAGGTCTCCCGGCGCAAGTTCACTCCGTTCGGCGAGGTCCGGGGCACCGCCCCCTCCATCTGGCCCGACAAGAAGGGCTTCATCGGCGGGGAGGTGGACGACTCCACGGGGCTGGTCCACCTGGGGGCGCGTGAATTCGACCCGATGACAGGGCGGTTCATCTCCGTCGACCCGGTGATCGACTTCAACGAGCCCAAGCAGCAGAACCCCTACGCCTACGCGAACAACTCGCCGGTCACCTTCAGTGACCCCAGCGGCTTGTCGATCGCGCCGCCGGTGATGCCGGTCAAGGACTTCACCGACGCCGAGCTGGCGTGGGCGAACTGGGCGAAGGGCCGCAGCGCCCTCGACGTCGCGCTCGACGTCGCCGTCGGCATCCTCAAGGACGCCTCCGGCTACAACGACATCAAGGCGTGCCTGGGCGGTGACTGGGGTGCCTGCGGCATGCTCGCGTTCGAGGCGGCACTTCCCTTCGCGGGCAAGGCCAAGCGCATCCTGCAGGCCCTCGACCGGGCCTGGGACGCCTACAACAGCTGGATGGGCAAGCTGCAGCTCGCCCGGGACATCATCGCGCGCGCCCAGCGCTACCAGCAGGCGATGGCGAAGTACGCCGAGGACCTCGCGGAGTGGAAGCGCCAAGTCCAGGAGGCCGCCGAACGGGCCAAGAAACTGGAGGAGGAAGCGGCCGCGGCCAGGCGGGCCGCACAGGAACAGGCGGCAGCGGCGGCCAAGAAGGCCGCGGAAGCGAAGGCGACAGCAGCCCGGCAGGCGAAGGAAGCCGCGGCCAAGGCCAAGAAGGCGGACAAGGACGGCAAGGCCACCAAGTCCAAGGAGACCAGGAAGGCCGCCAAGAAGGACGCCGATGACGAGCCGGGCGAGTGCAACAGCTTCGTGCCCGGCACGAAGGTGCTGCTCGCCGACGGTTCCACCAAGGCGATCGAGGACGTCCGGATCGGTGACGAGGTCGCCGCGACCGACGCCGAAACCGGCAGCACGTCGGCAGAGCAGGTCGTCTCGCTGATCGTCGGTGAAGGCCGGAAAAAGCTGGTCGAGGTAACCGTCGACACCGACGGCGACCGGGGAGAGGCGACCGAGACCGTCACCGCGACGGACGGCCACCCCTTCTGGCTGCCGACGCTGCGCGAGTGGGTCAAGGCCGCCGAGCTGCGACCCGGCCAGTGGCTCCAGACGGACACGGGGACCTGGATCCAGGTCACCGCGGTCAAGGCGTGGACCGAGCAGAAGCGGGTCCACAACCTCACCGTCGCCAAGCACCACACGTACTACGTGGTGGCCGGAGTCACTCCGCTCCTCGTCCACAACTGCAACAAGACGGTCACGGCCTACCACTACACGACCAAGGAGAACTACCAGAAGATCATGAGTGGTGGCAGCAAGCAGGGAATCACCATCAAGGCGTCGGCGCCCTCCAAGGGGAATCCGAAGGGCGCGTACGTCACGGGAATGAGCCCGGCGGACCTTGCCAAGAAGCCTGGCGGATTCAAGTCGTTCCTCGGACTGACGCGAGAGAAGTCCGAGTACGTCATCCAATTCGAAGTGTGTGCCTGCAAGGTCGCCGGACGCCTCCGAGGAGGACGCGAACACGTCTGGTTCAGTCCGGAGGATCTGGACATCTCCAAGGCCAAGATCCTTTATCATGGCGCGACCAAGGGGCTGAGATGA
- a CDS encoding alpha/beta hydrolase, with translation MCGNTDAWPRDPEQYWRVAVRDKKRYPLYGAFASNITPCAFWDRPAEPVTNVNNRTPVLTVQNERDSQTPLTSGEGLHRAMKGSRMVLAAGGEGHGVYLFDPSSCANAPVTAYLSTGRPPYEDITCTIPPREGERLTGPKPAPPFPVPTDRF, from the coding sequence GTGTGCGGCAACACCGACGCCTGGCCGCGCGACCCGGAGCAGTACTGGCGCGTCGCGGTCCGCGACAAGAAGCGATACCCGCTCTACGGTGCCTTCGCCTCGAACATCACGCCGTGCGCGTTCTGGGACCGGCCGGCCGAGCCGGTCACGAACGTCAACAACCGCACGCCGGTGCTGACCGTCCAGAACGAGCGGGACTCCCAGACCCCGCTGACCAGCGGCGAAGGGCTGCACCGCGCGATGAAGGGATCCCGCATGGTCCTGGCGGCCGGCGGCGAGGGCCACGGCGTGTACCTCTTCGACCCGTCGTCGTGCGCGAACGCGCCGGTCACGGCGTACCTGTCCACGGGCCGCCCGCCGTACGAGGACATCACCTGCACCATACCCCCGCGTGAGGGCGAGCGCCTGACGGGCCCGAAGCCGGCCCCGCCGTTCCCGGTCCCGACCGACCGCTTCTGA
- a CDS encoding aromatic ring-hydroxylating oxygenase subunit alpha: protein MPHRELDLLLEDLTRLAALPLERGETLPARAYTSEDFYRLERDRVFRADWLCAGHVNQVAEPGDYLRTDVLGEPVVITRDEDGSLHALSRVCRHRFMDVLPPETTPEQGSLKRLTCPYHTWTYRLNGEYAGQLAGAPLMNKVDFDRAACRLPGYRLEVWNGLIMICADADAPALGPQLDELTAKLACYRLPDLVVAYSAVWQGVAANWKVALENGSENYHHMGSHAATLDPVLPGRDTVVDDCDGRWFTMYTPFAADGLQAADGAAGTASALIPGLGERELSGMTIAGVFPHLVLALLPDSVTFARWIPTGPETHDAHFTVLVPPEARTKPGFDAYVDASRQQLETIQSEDTVAIRGVQRGLATNPGPSGGRFSHLERPLWQFQRYLADRLVHRSRLP, encoded by the coding sequence ATGCCGCACCGAGAACTCGATCTTCTGTTGGAGGACCTGACGCGCTTGGCGGCGCTCCCGCTGGAGCGTGGCGAGACGCTTCCGGCACGGGCCTACACCAGCGAGGACTTCTATCGCCTGGAGAGGGACCGCGTCTTCCGCGCCGACTGGCTGTGCGCCGGCCACGTGAACCAGGTCGCCGAACCGGGCGACTACCTGCGCACCGACGTCCTGGGCGAACCCGTGGTCATCACGCGCGACGAGGACGGCTCTCTCCACGCGTTGTCCCGGGTGTGCCGGCACCGCTTCATGGACGTGCTTCCGCCGGAAACCACTCCCGAGCAGGGGTCCCTGAAGCGGCTGACGTGCCCGTACCACACGTGGACCTACCGGCTGAACGGCGAGTACGCCGGGCAGCTGGCCGGGGCGCCCCTGATGAACAAGGTCGATTTCGACCGTGCGGCATGCCGGCTGCCCGGCTACCGCCTAGAGGTCTGGAACGGGCTGATCATGATCTGCGCCGATGCCGACGCTCCGGCGCTCGGCCCGCAGCTCGATGAGCTGACGGCCAAGCTCGCCTGCTACCGGCTGCCGGACCTCGTCGTGGCGTACAGCGCCGTATGGCAGGGGGTGGCGGCGAACTGGAAGGTGGCGCTGGAGAACGGCTCGGAGAACTACCACCACATGGGGAGCCACGCGGCGACCCTCGATCCGGTGCTGCCGGGCAGGGACACCGTCGTCGACGACTGCGACGGACGCTGGTTCACCATGTACACCCCCTTCGCAGCCGACGGCCTGCAGGCGGCGGACGGCGCAGCAGGGACGGCCAGTGCCCTGATCCCCGGCCTCGGGGAGCGGGAACTGTCGGGGATGACGATCGCGGGTGTCTTCCCCCATCTGGTGCTGGCCCTCCTGCCGGACAGCGTGACGTTCGCGCGGTGGATTCCCACCGGCCCCGAAACCCACGACGCCCACTTCACGGTGCTCGTGCCGCCCGAAGCCCGGACGAAGCCGGGATTCGACGCCTACGTCGACGCCTCGCGTCAGCAGCTGGAGACCATCCAGAGTGAGGACACCGTGGCCATCCGCGGGGTGCAGCGGGGGCTCGCCACCAATCCTGGGCCGTCCGGCGGGCGCTTCTCACACCTGGAGCGCCCCCTGTGGCAGTTCCAGCGCTACCTCGCCGACCGCCTCGTCCACCGCAGCCGCCTTCCCTGA